A part of Parvularculales bacterium genomic DNA contains:
- a CDS encoding extracellular solute-binding protein: MSRRQLLKAAGAGVAAAGIGLAAPAVHSAKEKIIRYLGTATTMADDIRRKLLEDTGIRIEYLPLTTDEVTLRILTRPGTFDIVDTEYASLPRFVLTGKILGMDSKRIKEFDNISTIHTLGKIGDKIIGDQGTAPKKVFYLNHDHSREFSPEPTRWTTLVPTVFNADTLGIRPDLINRPIDSWAELLNPEFRGKASIQNIPSIGIIDAAMVVEAIGEYVYPDKGNMTKTEIDLTIDIFREAKMAGQFRTFWKDFNESVDLMASGEVVIQSMWSPAVTAVRTQGIPCTYQPLKEGYRGWGSGFALSAAITEYQVDLCYEFINWYLSGFAGGYLNRQGFYSAVPSTAKQYMEDYEWDYWMLGKPATQDIKAPDGQKLASVGEVRDGGSFEERMGAVACWNSTMDERRHLADRWNNFVAA, from the coding sequence GGCAAAAGAAAAAATCATTCGCTATCTCGGCACTGCCACGACCATGGCAGACGACATTAGACGGAAACTTCTGGAAGACACCGGCATCCGGATAGAATATCTGCCTTTGACAACCGATGAAGTGACCCTGCGTATTCTTACACGTCCGGGTACTTTTGACATTGTTGATACGGAATATGCAAGCCTTCCGAGGTTTGTATTAACCGGTAAGATTCTTGGCATGGACTCAAAGCGTATTAAGGAGTTCGACAATATCAGTACAATTCATACCCTTGGTAAAATCGGCGACAAAATAATTGGCGATCAGGGTACGGCACCGAAGAAGGTGTTTTATCTAAACCATGATCACTCCCGCGAATTCTCACCGGAACCGACAAGGTGGACAACCCTCGTTCCCACCGTTTTCAATGCGGATACGTTAGGGATCAGACCTGATCTCATCAACCGCCCCATTGATAGCTGGGCCGAGCTTTTAAATCCGGAATTCAGGGGAAAAGCATCAATTCAAAATATCCCCTCCATTGGCATTATAGATGCGGCTATGGTGGTCGAAGCGATAGGAGAATATGTATATCCTGATAAGGGTAATATGACCAAGACTGAAATCGATCTGACCATCGATATTTTTAGAGAAGCCAAGATGGCCGGACAGTTCCGTACGTTTTGGAAGGATTTTAATGAAAGTGTAGACCTCATGGCATCCGGTGAGGTTGTTATTCAGTCAATGTGGTCGCCGGCCGTTACCGCTGTCCGGACGCAGGGCATTCCCTGTACCTATCAACCTCTGAAAGAAGGTTACCGGGGGTGGGGGTCCGGCTTTGCTTTGTCGGCAGCCATAACGGAATATCAGGTCGATCTGTGTTATGAATTTATTAACTGGTATCTGTCGGGATTTGCCGGAGGGTATTTAAACCGTCAGGGGTTCTACTCGGCCGTTCCATCAACGGCAAAGCAATATATGGAAGATTATGAGTGGGATTACTGGATGCTTGGCAAGCCCGCCACGCAGGATATTAAAGCACCGGATGGTCAAAAACTGGCAAGCGTCGGCGAGGTCCGTGATGGTGGCTCATTTGAAGAGCGCATGGGCGCAGTGGCCTGCTGGAACTCGACAATGGATGAGCGGCGCCACCTGGCTGATAGATGGAATAACTTTGTAGCTGCCTGA